A stretch of the uncultured Desulfobacter sp. genome encodes the following:
- a CDS encoding ABC transporter substrate-binding protein yields MKKTTVPNTLSLKNSALNPFVLLILFGVLLYACGPEEPVRIGFITGTAGHMADVEITARYAIQMAVDQCNETGGIHGRRVELLVRDKQQNADDAVKDVKELIAQRIDAMIGPLSSSIAIAILPSLNQHRMTTVSPTALSPLLAGHDDYFFRVCPSSKDLSCLTAEYQIRLGNMRRIAIAYHGGNPSFCEPFIETFQNKFHAAGGTIVTKIAFMPNEGRSFFQVAEALLREEPDGILIIANAMDSAILCQQIRKINSLVKITISSWGATQQFIELGGRAIEGVTLATAMDLNSPLPRYQEFRKNFFDRYQHEPNIFNFYPYNAAQVVLTALKAQKKGQSLKAVLLSIGKFDGLQGKIIFDAYGDVKKAAFMRIIRDQKFAEPE; encoded by the coding sequence ATGAAAAAGACAACTGTGCCCAACACCCTATCCTTAAAAAACTCGGCTTTGAATCCATTTGTACTTTTGATTCTCTTTGGCGTTCTTTTATACGCTTGCGGACCTGAAGAACCGGTGCGAATCGGTTTTATTACCGGCACTGCAGGACACATGGCCGATGTAGAAATAACTGCACGCTATGCAATCCAGATGGCGGTGGACCAGTGCAATGAAACAGGGGGCATCCACGGCCGTCGGGTAGAATTGCTTGTCAGGGACAAACAACAGAATGCCGATGACGCGGTTAAGGATGTAAAGGAGTTGATTGCCCAAAGGATTGACGCCATGATTGGTCCGTTGTCCAGCAGCATCGCCATAGCGATCCTGCCCAGCCTGAACCAACACCGGATGACCACAGTCTCTCCTACGGCGTTAAGTCCACTGCTGGCCGGCCATGACGACTATTTTTTCCGCGTCTGCCCTTCGTCCAAAGATCTTTCATGCCTCACAGCCGAGTACCAAATCCGTTTGGGGAATATGCGACGTATCGCCATTGCTTATCATGGTGGAAACCCTTCTTTTTGTGAACCCTTTATAGAAACATTTCAAAACAAGTTCCATGCCGCCGGCGGCACAATTGTCACTAAAATCGCATTTATGCCCAATGAGGGGCGCTCTTTTTTTCAAGTCGCCGAAGCGTTGTTGAGGGAAGAACCTGACGGCATCCTGATCATTGCCAATGCTATGGATTCGGCAATCCTATGTCAACAGATCCGCAAAATTAATTCTTTGGTCAAAATAACCATATCAAGCTGGGGCGCGACCCAGCAATTCATCGAACTGGGCGGCAGAGCCATTGAAGGCGTTACCTTGGCCACTGCCATGGATTTAAACAGCCCGCTGCCCCGGTATCAGGAATTTCGAAAAAACTTTTTTGATCGTTACCAACACGAACCCAATATATTCAACTTTTATCCCTACAATGCGGCCCAGGTGGTTCTAACGGCCCTGAAGGCCCAAAAAAAAGGCCAAAGCTTAAAGGCAGTCCTTCTCTCAATCGGCAAATTCGACGGACTCCAGGGCAAAATCATCTTTGACGCATACGGGGATGTGAAAAAAGCCGCTTTTATGCGCATTATCCGCGACCAGAAATTTGCCGAACCGGAGTGA
- a CDS encoding PAS domain S-box protein codes for MSSHISLKTYISRHLGAVAILPVLIISGLTLGVMMPAIKTRTGTLQQGLARSIADQLSARLEGGERQLTALAAYLDKRQFTPGSTLTDLLDTQCGNGEFFEVLFITDDTTFTIQAAGLTPSRRQRRSDFIGMDLSGRRFIYPPTGTKKPAWSKYFLSTVNSRPAVALTLPLTHGFLIGELSLDNLAGFIKTLSPKSELLTLIMDNQGTIVTDSQRRYWGQSLPDDGMTRTKLTNKSWTVSGSFEFNGQKLLGAVAKVEKTDWKILAAQSVHKAFEPLWDILSLIGMGLGTAMLLVLPIAWFLAGRFSRIFTSYAEQAASIAGGNYDISWPECKTKEALLLGQSLANMAQTIKQRERELKTEEQRTRDLLINVPGVIYQYTFNPGSPNTGTFSSPALEKSLEMFGLDFEQKNFVDLFEAGIPENDRARFRLSVKEAIESASPWHYEGKFIKPSGEEIWFDGRSHPRRTDDVISHYGVFTDITQRKELEASLRLTQFCFDKAPIGIWRMGKNGQVLDVNEQAYKSLGYSKEELCQMSVFDFAPGFTTKDWENAMDHLNRADPSPLESLHQHRNGEVFPIQVIQKLMVFEDREYCMAFVQDITERKQMEEIMIQNEKMLSVGGLAAGMAHEINNPLAGMVQTAQVMAQRLTADLDIPASRKAAKAADTSIESIGRFMENRGIPRMIQTIVESGHRVSEIVNNILSFSRKDETTISSHHLDKIINKTIELAATDYNLKKDYDFKQITISREYDDSLPAVPCQVGKIQQVVLNILTNGAQAMQEAGTPKPRFILRTYRDSDRDMACIEIEDNGPGMDEQVRKHIFDPFFTTKPVGVGTGLGLSVSYFIITENHKGEMTVESSPGAGAKFIIKLAVSNS; via the coding sequence ATGTCGTCTCATATCTCCTTGAAAACTTATATTTCCAGACATCTTGGTGCTGTGGCAATCCTGCCGGTGCTCATCATTTCCGGCCTGACTTTGGGCGTCATGATGCCGGCCATCAAGACCCGGACCGGCACGCTTCAACAGGGCCTGGCGCGTTCAATTGCAGATCAGCTTTCTGCCCGCCTTGAGGGAGGAGAGCGCCAACTCACTGCCCTGGCAGCTTATCTGGATAAGCGGCAGTTCACCCCAGGTTCGACCCTGACGGATCTGCTGGACACCCAGTGCGGCAATGGAGAGTTCTTTGAGGTTCTGTTCATCACCGACGATACAACATTTACCATTCAGGCGGCCGGTTTGACACCAAGCCGTCGGCAGCGGCGCTCTGATTTCATTGGAATGGACCTTTCCGGCCGCCGGTTCATCTATCCCCCCACAGGGACAAAAAAGCCGGCCTGGTCAAAATACTTTCTGTCTACGGTGAACAGCAGGCCGGCAGTTGCACTGACCCTTCCATTGACCCATGGTTTCCTAATTGGGGAACTCTCCCTGGACAATCTGGCCGGATTCATAAAGACACTCTCTCCCAAATCTGAATTACTGACACTGATCATGGATAACCAAGGAACCATTGTAACCGATTCTCAAAGGAGATACTGGGGACAATCTCTGCCTGATGATGGAATGACCAGGACAAAATTAACGAATAAATCCTGGACGGTTTCAGGGTCATTTGAATTCAATGGGCAAAAGCTGCTGGGTGCCGTAGCAAAGGTGGAAAAAACCGACTGGAAAATCCTGGCCGCCCAGTCGGTGCATAAAGCTTTTGAGCCGCTGTGGGATATCCTCTCCCTGATTGGTATGGGGCTTGGCACCGCCATGCTCCTTGTCTTGCCCATAGCCTGGTTTTTGGCGGGCAGGTTTTCCCGCATTTTTACCTCCTATGCCGAACAGGCAGCATCCATTGCCGGGGGGAACTATGATATTAGCTGGCCTGAGTGCAAAACAAAAGAAGCACTCCTGTTAGGCCAAAGCCTTGCAAACATGGCCCAAACAATAAAGCAGCGGGAAAGGGAACTCAAAACCGAAGAACAGCGCACCCGGGATCTTCTGATCAATGTTCCAGGTGTGATATATCAGTACACTTTTAACCCTGGTTCTCCTAATACAGGGACTTTTTCCAGCCCGGCTCTGGAAAAAAGCCTTGAAATGTTCGGGCTTGATTTTGAACAAAAAAATTTTGTGGATCTTTTTGAGGCCGGCATTCCGGAAAATGACCGGGCCCGTTTTCGCCTGTCCGTGAAAGAAGCGATTGAATCCGCAAGCCCCTGGCATTATGAAGGGAAGTTCATCAAACCCTCCGGAGAAGAGATCTGGTTTGACGGCCGCTCCCATCCCCGCCGGACAGATGACGTAATTTCACATTACGGCGTGTTCACGGATATCACCCAGCGCAAGGAACTGGAAGCATCCTTACGACTGACCCAATTCTGCTTTGACAAGGCGCCCATCGGTATCTGGCGAATGGGAAAAAACGGCCAAGTTCTGGATGTGAACGAGCAGGCCTATAAAAGCCTGGGCTATTCCAAAGAAGAATTATGCCAAATGTCCGTGTTTGACTTTGCCCCGGGATTCACCACCAAGGACTGGGAAAACGCCATGGACCATTTGAACAGGGCAGACCCCAGCCCGCTTGAATCCCTCCACCAGCACAGGAACGGCGAGGTATTCCCCATCCAGGTTATACAGAAACTTATGGTCTTTGAGGATCGGGAATACTGCATGGCGTTTGTTCAGGACATCACCGAACGAAAACAGATGGAAGAAATAATGATCCAAAACGAAAAAATGCTTTCCGTAGGGGGCTTGGCCGCCGGCATGGCCCATGAAATCAACAATCCACTGGCCGGCATGGTCCAAACCGCACAGGTAATGGCCCAACGTCTTACGGCAGACCTTGATATCCCGGCCAGCCGTAAAGCGGCCAAAGCAGCCGATACAAGCATTGAATCCATTGGTCGGTTCATGGAAAATAGAGGCATACCGCGAATGATTCAAACTATTGTTGAATCAGGACACCGGGTGTCTGAAATTGTGAACAACATACTCAGCTTTTCCAGGAAAGACGAAACGACCATATCCTCCCATCACCTGGACAAAATCATAAACAAAACCATTGAACTTGCAGCAACAGATTACAATTTGAAAAAGGACTATGACTTTAAACAAATTACAATCTCCAGGGAATACGACGACAGCCTTCCTGCCGTTCCCTGCCAGGTCGGCAAAATCCAGCAGGTGGTGCTCAATATTCTGACCAACGGCGCCCAGGCCATGCAGGAGGCAGGAACACCTAAGCCCCGATTCATCCTCAGGACGTATAGAGATTCGGACAGGGATATGGCCTGCATTGAAATTGAGGACAACGGACCAGGGATGGATGAACAAGTGCGCAAGCACATTTTTGATCCATTTTTCACAACCAAACCCGTGGGGGTGGGTACAGGACTTGGCTTAAGTGTTTCTTATTTCATCATCACTGAAAACCATAAAGGGGAAATGACGGTTGAGTCGAGTCCGGGGGCAGGTGCGAAGTTTATTATAAAGTTAGCTGTCAGCAATAGCTAA
- a CDS encoding PAS domain S-box protein, with the protein MIQQTTVAGIMKDENKTKVQLIKELQQMRKRVAELEQNSTIEDHQKAHDKALQAKVISEKKQTEASLSLSKFCIDRANIGIYQVGIDGRILDVNPYAARMLGYTTEELTRLSICDIDPFVSAGTMGLDIEHLSARGRKNTFETVHIKKNGARIPVEVAGNILEYQGQWYSIAFVKDITERKRTEESMRLSRFIIDNANVGIYRIAPNGRIKEVNPKAAQLLGYTKEELESLSMSDIDPQVAREDWNTNWRRLNLQGIRNLERTHLKKDGSVIFVGVHSNLLEYGDRQYAIAFVQDITERKGMEEMIIQSEKMLSVGGLAAGMAHEINNPLAGMLQTAQVMSQRLTAGANLTANKKAAKEAGTSIEAIDRFMQARGIPQMLLAITESGQRMADIVSNILSFARKDESDLSSHSLNQILDKTIALAATDYNLKKNYDFKQIKITREYDDNLPDIPCQAGKIQQVILNILTNGAQAMQEADTLEPQFILRTYADPVRNRVCLEIEDNGPGMDEKTRKHIFDPFFTTKPVGVGTGLGLSVSYFIITETHKGEMMVESSPGAGAKFIIQLADSYEL; encoded by the coding sequence ATGATCCAACAAACCACGGTGGCCGGCATCATGAAAGATGAAAACAAAACAAAAGTCCAGCTGATCAAAGAATTGCAGCAAATGCGCAAACGCGTTGCTGAATTGGAACAGAACAGCACGATTGAAGATCATCAAAAAGCACATGACAAAGCCCTGCAGGCAAAAGTCATCTCAGAAAAAAAACAAACTGAAGCGTCCCTGAGCCTGAGCAAATTTTGCATTGATCGAGCAAATATCGGGATTTACCAGGTTGGAATAGACGGGAGAATTCTCGATGTAAACCCCTATGCTGCACGGATGCTGGGATATACCACAGAAGAGCTGACAAGATTATCGATTTGCGATATTGATCCATTCGTTTCTGCCGGCACCATGGGTTTAGACATAGAGCATCTTTCCGCCCGCGGTCGGAAAAATACGTTTGAAACAGTTCACATAAAAAAGAACGGAGCCAGAATTCCGGTAGAAGTCGCCGGGAATATTCTAGAATATCAGGGACAGTGGTATTCTATTGCTTTTGTTAAGGACATTACAGAACGTAAACGAACCGAGGAATCCATGCGGCTTTCCCGATTCATCATTGACAACGCAAATGTCGGTATCTATCGAATCGCTCCCAATGGCCGAATTAAAGAAGTGAACCCAAAAGCGGCGCAGCTTCTCGGCTATACAAAAGAGGAATTGGAGTCTTTGTCCATGTCCGACATTGATCCGCAGGTTGCCCGTGAAGACTGGAATACCAATTGGCGTAGATTAAATCTTCAGGGCATACGAAACCTGGAAAGGACGCATCTGAAAAAAGACGGTTCCGTGATTTTTGTTGGGGTGCACAGCAATCTTCTGGAATATGGGGACCGGCAATACGCCATTGCCTTTGTTCAGGACATTACCGAACGTAAGGGAATGGAAGAGATGATAATTCAGAGCGAAAAGATGCTCTCCGTGGGCGGGCTGGCCGCAGGCATGGCCCACGAAATCAACAACCCCCTGGCCGGGATGTTGCAGACTGCCCAGGTAATGTCCCAGCGACTCACGGCAGGTGCGAATCTTACGGCCAACAAAAAAGCGGCCAAAGAGGCAGGAACCAGCATCGAAGCCATAGACAGATTCATGCAGGCAAGGGGAATTCCACAAATGCTTCTTGCCATCACCGAATCGGGACAACGGATGGCGGACATTGTCAGTAATATCCTCAGCTTTGCCAGAAAGGACGAATCAGACCTATCCTCCCATTCCCTGAACCAAATTCTGGATAAAACCATCGCGCTTGCGGCCACAGACTATAACCTGAAAAAAAATTACGATTTCAAACAAATTAAAATCACCAGGGAATATGATGATAACCTGCCTGATATCCCCTGTCAGGCAGGCAAAATCCAGCAGGTGATTCTCAACATTTTGACCAACGGGGCCCAGGCCATGCAAGAGGCAGACACACTTGAACCCCAATTCATCCTCAGAACCTATGCAGATCCGGTCCGGAATAGGGTCTGCCTGGAAATCGAGGACAATGGGCCCGGGATGGATGAAAAGACCCGCAAGCACATTTTTGATCCGTTTTTTACCACCAAACCCGTGGGGGTAGGCACAGGACTTGGCTTAAGTGTTTCCTATTTTATCATCACTGAAACCCATAAAGGGGAAATGATGGTTGAATCAAGTCCGGGTGCAGGCGCAAAATTTATTATACAGTTGGCTGACAGTTATGAGTTATGA